The Streptomyces sp. DH-12 genome has a window encoding:
- the deoC gene encoding deoxyribose-phosphate aldolase — protein sequence MPTTAPHALSDVTASDSTLRRFLHGLPGVDAVGLEARAASLGTRSIKTTAKAYAIDLAISMVDLTTLEGADTPGKVRALGAKAVRPDPTDRTTPATAAVCVYPDMVATAKEAVAGSGVKVASVATAFPAGRAAISVKLADVREAVAAGADEIDMVIDRGAFLAGNYMKVYDEITAVKEACGTDARLKVIFETGELSTYDNIRRASWLGMLAGADFIKTSTGKVAVNATPANTLLMLEAVRDFRAQTGIQVGVKPAGGIRTSKDAIKFLVLVNETAGEDWLDNHWFRFGASSLLNDLLLQRQKLATGRYSGPDYVTVD from the coding sequence ATGCCCACCACTGCACCCCACGCTCTGAGCGACGTCACCGCGTCCGACAGCACGCTGCGCCGTTTCCTCCACGGGCTGCCCGGCGTCGACGCGGTCGGCCTGGAGGCGCGTGCCGCCTCCCTCGGCACCCGCTCGATCAAGACGACCGCGAAGGCGTACGCCATCGACCTCGCCATCTCGATGGTCGACCTGACGACGCTGGAAGGCGCGGACACCCCGGGCAAGGTCCGGGCGCTCGGCGCGAAGGCGGTCCGCCCCGACCCGACCGACCGCACCACGCCCGCCACGGCCGCGGTCTGCGTCTACCCCGACATGGTGGCCACGGCGAAGGAGGCCGTCGCCGGCTCCGGCGTCAAGGTCGCCTCCGTCGCCACCGCGTTCCCGGCCGGACGCGCCGCGATCTCCGTGAAGCTGGCGGACGTCCGTGAGGCCGTCGCCGCCGGCGCGGACGAGATCGACATGGTCATCGACCGCGGCGCGTTCCTCGCGGGGAACTACATGAAGGTGTACGACGAGATCACCGCCGTGAAGGAGGCCTGCGGGACGGACGCCCGACTGAAGGTCATCTTCGAGACCGGCGAGCTGTCGACGTACGACAACATCCGCCGCGCGAGCTGGCTCGGCATGCTGGCCGGAGCGGACTTCATCAAGACCTCGACCGGCAAGGTCGCGGTGAACGCGACCCCGGCGAACACCCTCCTGATGCTGGAGGCGGTGCGCGACTTCCGCGCGCAGACCGGGATCCAGGTCGGTGTGAAGCCGGCCGGCGGCATCCGCACCAGCAAGGACGCGATCAAGTTCCTGGTCCTGGTCAACGAGACCGCGGGCGAGGACTGGCTGGACAACCACTGGTTCCGCTTCGGCGCCTCCTCGCTGCTGAACGACCTGCTGCTGCAGCGTCAGAAGCTGGCCACCGGCCGCTACTCCGGCCCCGACTACGTGACGGTGGACTGA
- a CDS encoding phospho-sugar mutase, with protein MEHDALIAQAQAWLAEDPDPDTREELARLIDSGDHAELTARFAGTLQFGTAGLRGELGAGPLRMNRSVVIRAAAGLAAYLKKHGHTDGLVVIGYDARHKSRTFAEDTAAVMTGAGLRAAVLPRPLPTPVLAFAIRHLGAVAGVEVTASHNPPRDNGYKVYLGDGSQIVPPADAEIAAEIEAVASLTTVPRPATGWETLDDTVLDAYLARTDAVLSQGSPRTARTVYTAMHGVGKDVLLAAFARAGFPAPDLVTEQADPDPDFPTVAFPNPEEPGAMDLAFAKARETNPDLVIANDPDADRCAAAVKDGDAWRMLRGDEVGALLAAHLVRRGATGAFAESIVSSSLLGRIAEKAGLPYEETLTGFKWIARVDGLRYGYEEALGYCVDPDGVRDKDGITAALLLTELASELKAGNRTLLDLLDDLAVEHGLHATDQLSVRVQDLGLIAAAMRRLREQPPAELAGLRITKAEDLTEGTEKLPPTDGLRYTLDGARVVVRPSGTEPKLKCYLEVVVPVAAKADLPEARAKAAALLATIKQDLSQAAGI; from the coding sequence GTGGAACACGACGCGCTCATCGCACAGGCCCAGGCATGGCTCGCCGAGGACCCCGACCCGGACACCCGCGAGGAACTCGCCCGCCTCATCGACTCCGGCGACCACGCCGAACTCACCGCCCGCTTCGCCGGCACCCTCCAGTTCGGCACCGCCGGACTCCGCGGCGAGCTCGGCGCCGGCCCCCTCCGCATGAACCGCTCCGTGGTCATCCGCGCCGCCGCCGGCCTCGCCGCGTACCTCAAGAAGCACGGCCACACCGACGGCCTCGTCGTCATCGGCTACGACGCCCGCCACAAGTCGCGGACCTTCGCCGAGGACACCGCCGCCGTCATGACCGGCGCCGGCCTCCGCGCCGCCGTCCTCCCCCGTCCCCTCCCCACCCCCGTCCTCGCCTTCGCCATCCGGCACCTCGGCGCGGTCGCCGGTGTGGAGGTCACCGCCAGCCACAACCCGCCCCGCGACAACGGCTACAAGGTGTACCTGGGCGACGGTTCCCAGATCGTCCCCCCGGCGGACGCGGAGATCGCCGCGGAGATCGAGGCAGTCGCCTCCCTCACCACCGTCCCCCGCCCCGCCACCGGCTGGGAGACCCTCGACGACACCGTCCTGGACGCCTACCTCGCCCGTACGGACGCCGTCCTCTCCCAGGGCTCGCCCCGCACCGCCCGCACCGTCTACACCGCCATGCACGGCGTGGGCAAGGACGTCCTCCTCGCCGCCTTCGCCCGTGCCGGCTTCCCCGCCCCGGACCTCGTCACCGAGCAGGCCGACCCCGACCCGGACTTCCCGACCGTCGCGTTCCCCAACCCGGAGGAGCCCGGCGCGATGGACCTGGCCTTCGCGAAGGCCCGCGAGACCAACCCCGACCTGGTCATCGCCAACGACCCGGACGCCGACCGCTGTGCCGCCGCCGTCAAGGACGGCGACGCCTGGCGCATGCTCCGCGGCGACGAGGTCGGCGCGCTCCTCGCCGCCCACCTGGTCCGCCGCGGCGCGACCGGCGCCTTCGCGGAGTCGATCGTCTCCTCCAGCCTGCTCGGCCGCATCGCCGAGAAGGCGGGCCTCCCCTACGAGGAGACCCTGACCGGCTTCAAGTGGATCGCCCGCGTCGACGGCCTGCGCTACGGCTACGAGGAGGCCCTCGGCTACTGCGTGGACCCGGACGGCGTACGCGACAAGGACGGCATCACCGCGGCCCTCCTCCTCACGGAACTGGCGTCCGAGCTCAAGGCCGGGAACCGCACGCTCCTCGACCTCCTCGACGACCTCGCCGTGGAGCACGGCCTGCACGCCACGGACCAGCTCAGCGTCCGCGTGCAGGACCTCGGCCTGATCGCCGCCGCGATGCGCCGCCTGCGCGAGCAGCCCCCCGCGGAGCTGGCGGGCCTGCGCATCACGAAGGCCGAGGACCTCACCGAGGGCACGGAGAAGCTGCCGCCGACGGACGGCCTCCGCTACACGCTGGACGGCGCGCGGGTGGTCGTCCGCCCCAGCGGCACGGAGCCGAAGCTGAAGTGCTACCTGGAGGTGGTGGTCCCGGTGGCCGCCAAGGCGGACCTCCCCGAGGCCCGTGCCAAGGCGGCAGCGCTCCTGGCCACGATCAAGCAGGACCTGTCCCAGGCGGCAGGCATCTGA
- a CDS encoding nucleoside triphosphate pyrophosphatase, whose product MTDQPRRRLVLASQSPARLGLLRQAGLDPEVMVSGVDEDAVSAPTPAELALALAEAKASVVAAKPEVQGALVIGCDSVLELDGRALGKPADAEEATARWKAMRGRAGVLQTGHCVHDTVSGRYASATASTVVRFGEPSEEEIAAYVASGEPLHVAGAFTLDGRSAPFIEGIDGDHGNVIGISLPLVRRLLAELGVGITELWAPRAD is encoded by the coding sequence ATGACAGATCAGCCGCGTCGCCGCCTCGTGCTCGCCTCCCAGTCCCCCGCCCGGCTCGGGCTGCTCCGCCAGGCCGGACTGGACCCCGAGGTGATGGTCAGCGGGGTGGACGAGGACGCCGTCTCCGCCCCCACCCCCGCCGAACTGGCGCTCGCCCTGGCCGAGGCCAAGGCGTCCGTCGTCGCCGCGAAGCCCGAGGTGCAGGGCGCGCTGGTGATCGGCTGCGACTCGGTGCTGGAGCTGGACGGCCGGGCCCTCGGCAAGCCGGCGGACGCCGAGGAGGCCACCGCGCGCTGGAAGGCGATGCGCGGCCGGGCGGGCGTCCTCCAGACGGGTCACTGTGTCCACGACACCGTCAGCGGGCGTTACGCCTCCGCCACCGCCTCCACGGTCGTCCGTTTCGGTGAACCTTCCGAGGAGGAGATCGCGGCCTACGTGGCGTCCGGCGAACCGCTGCACGTGGCCGGGGCGTTCACCCTGGACGGCCGCTCGGCCCCGTTCATCGAGGGCATCGACGGCGACCACGGCAACGTGATCGGCATCAGCCTGCCGCTGGTCCGCCGCCTGCTGGCCGAACTGGGCGTCGGCATCACGGAGCTGTGGGCGCCGCGGGCGGACTGA
- a CDS encoding purine-nucleoside phosphorylase: protein MNASLLPDDIQGDPYAAADAAAARLRELTGAETHDVALVMGSGWAPAVDALGTPEAEHPVTELPGFPPPAVEGHGGKIRSYRVGAKRALVFLGRTHYYEGRGVAAVAHGVRTAVAAGAKTIVLTNGCGGLRAGMRPGQPVLISDHINLTATSPIVGANFVDLTDLYSPRLRALCKEIDPSLEEGVYAQFPGPHYETPAEIRMARVIGADLVGMSTVLEAIAAREAGAEVLGISLVTNLAAGMTGEPLNHEEVLQAGRDSATRMGALLTQVLGRL, encoded by the coding sequence GTGAACGCTTCTCTTCTTCCGGACGACATCCAGGGCGACCCGTACGCCGCAGCCGACGCCGCCGCAGCCCGTCTGCGCGAACTCACAGGCGCCGAGACCCACGACGTCGCCCTCGTGATGGGCTCCGGGTGGGCCCCGGCCGTGGACGCGCTCGGCACCCCCGAGGCCGAGCACCCGGTCACCGAGCTGCCCGGCTTCCCGCCGCCGGCGGTCGAAGGCCACGGAGGCAAGATCCGCTCCTACCGCGTGGGCGCGAAGCGTGCCCTGGTCTTCCTGGGCCGCACCCACTACTACGAGGGCCGCGGGGTGGCCGCCGTCGCGCACGGCGTCCGCACGGCGGTCGCGGCGGGCGCGAAAACGATCGTGCTGACCAACGGCTGCGGAGGGCTCCGCGCGGGGATGCGCCCCGGGCAGCCGGTCCTGATCAGCGACCACATCAACCTGACGGCGACCTCGCCGATCGTGGGCGCGAACTTCGTGGACCTCACCGACCTGTACTCCCCGCGCCTGCGCGCCCTGTGCAAGGAGATCGACCCCTCCCTGGAGGAGGGCGTCTACGCCCAGTTCCCCGGCCCGCACTACGAGACGCCCGCGGAGATCCGCATGGCCCGCGTCATCGGGGCGGACCTGGTCGGCATGTCCACGGTCCTGGAGGCCATCGCCGCGCGCGAGGCCGGCGCGGAGGTCCTCGGCATCTCCCTGGTGACCAACCTGGCCGCGGGGATGACGGGCGAGCCCCTCAACCACGAGGAAGTCCTCCAGGCGGGCCGCGACAGCGCGACACGCATGGGCGCGCTCCTCACCCAGGTGCTGGGGCGCTTGTAA
- a CDS encoding DeoR/GlpR family DNA-binding transcription regulator: protein MFAAERRQLILEMVRANGAVSLRELARVVQTSEVTVRRDVRALEAEGLLDRRHGGAVLPGGFTRESGFPQKSHLATAEKTAIADLAASFVEEGEAIVVGAGTTTQELARRLARVPGLTVVTNSLLVAQALAHANRVEVVMTGGTLRGSNYALVGSGAEQSLQGLRVSRAFLSGSGLTAERGLSTSNMLSASVDRALVQAAAEVVVLADHTKLGTDTMFQTVPTDLITRLVTDEPPAHDDRAATELQALADQGVQIAVAGAPGGNGGAGHDGPPSGRQRRDVPLPGPRRQAPGLRTAVGLGAASDQGQGAERTARVADLRRR, encoded by the coding sequence GTGTTCGCTGCAGAACGTCGCCAATTGATCCTCGAAATGGTGCGAGCGAACGGAGCCGTGTCGCTCCGTGAGCTCGCCCGCGTCGTCCAGACCTCCGAAGTGACCGTACGGCGGGACGTGCGCGCGCTGGAGGCAGAAGGACTCCTCGACCGCCGGCACGGCGGTGCGGTACTGCCGGGCGGTTTCACACGCGAGTCCGGCTTCCCGCAGAAGTCGCACCTCGCCACCGCCGAGAAGACCGCCATCGCCGACCTCGCCGCGAGCTTCGTGGAGGAGGGCGAGGCCATCGTGGTCGGCGCGGGCACCACCACGCAGGAGCTGGCCCGTCGGCTGGCCCGGGTGCCCGGGCTGACGGTCGTCACCAACTCCCTGCTGGTCGCCCAGGCGCTCGCCCACGCCAACCGGGTCGAGGTCGTGATGACCGGAGGCACGCTGCGCGGTTCGAACTACGCCCTCGTCGGCAGCGGCGCCGAACAGTCCCTGCAGGGGCTGCGGGTCTCCCGGGCCTTCCTCTCGGGCAGCGGCCTGACCGCCGAGCGCGGGCTGTCCACGTCCAACATGCTGTCGGCGTCCGTCGACCGGGCGCTGGTGCAGGCGGCGGCCGAGGTGGTGGTCCTCGCCGACCACACCAAGCTCGGCACGGACACCATGTTCCAGACCGTGCCGACCGACCTGATCACCCGGCTGGTGACCGACGAGCCGCCCGCGCACGACGACCGCGCGGCGACCGAGCTCCAGGCGCTGGCCGACCAGGGCGTGCAGATCGCCGTCGCGGGGGCGCCGGGGGGAAACGGCGGCGCGGGACATGACGGGCCGCCGTCGGGGCGGCAGCGCCGTGACGTCCCGCTGCCCGGCCCCCGACGGCAGGCGCCCGGACTGCGTACGGCGGTGGGGCTGGGCGCCGCGTCCGACCAGGGGCAGGGCGCCGAGCGGACGGCCCGGGTGGCGGACCTGCGGCGGCGCTGA
- a CDS encoding PH domain-containing protein gives MTTPDPSRGPEPEPTKPAGTATTQYKDRVYRSPAGVVGGVLVLAIIGWLGIDAVVVGEGRTPWLALAVMLFLVPLVFAYTVRPAVFVNDDRLRVRNPLRLIELPWGRVASLRSGFSNEVVDDSGTKYQLWALPVSLRARSKAARQESRAAARAARAEAGQGSGGRGGRADLGGAVGAADLGAGAAVAAGGPRRAETDQAMDELRELHERRQEETGAQGEVTVRWAYEIIAPAAAGAVLLGVLWGLG, from the coding sequence ATGACGACCCCCGACCCGTCGCGCGGACCGGAGCCGGAGCCCACGAAGCCCGCCGGGACCGCGACGACCCAGTACAAGGACCGCGTCTACCGCTCGCCCGCAGGCGTCGTCGGTGGCGTGCTGGTGCTCGCCATCATCGGCTGGCTCGGCATCGACGCGGTCGTCGTCGGCGAGGGCCGCACCCCGTGGCTCGCCCTCGCCGTCATGCTCTTCCTCGTCCCCCTGGTCTTCGCGTACACCGTGCGGCCCGCGGTCTTCGTCAACGACGACCGGCTGCGCGTCCGCAACCCGCTGCGGCTGATCGAGCTGCCGTGGGGGCGGGTCGCCTCGCTGCGGTCCGGGTTCTCCAACGAGGTCGTCGACGACTCCGGCACGAAGTACCAGCTGTGGGCGCTGCCCGTCTCCCTGCGGGCCCGCAGCAAGGCCGCGCGGCAGGAGTCGCGGGCTGCCGCGCGGGCCGCGCGCGCCGAGGCAGGGCAGGGGAGCGGAGGCCGTGGCGGCCGCGCGGACCTCGGGGGTGCGGTGGGCGCCGCCGATCTGGGTGCGGGCGCCGCCGTGGCCGCGGGCGGACCCCGGCGGGCCGAGACCGACCAGGCCATGGACGAGCTGCGTGAGCTGCACGAGCGGCGGCAGGAGGAGACGGGCGCGCAGGGGGAGGTCACCGTGCGGTGGGCCTACGAGATCATCGCGCCCGCCGCGGCGGGGGCCGTGCTGCTGGGTGTGCTGTGGGGGCTGGGCTGA
- a CDS encoding NAD(P)H-quinone dehydrogenase: protein MEYVTRIVIIGGGPGGYEAALVAAQLGAEVTVVDCDGLGGASVLTDCVPSKTLIATAEVMTTFDSSYEELGIIVADDTPPLEQSARVVGVDLGKVNRRVKRLALAQSHDITASVTRAGARVMRGRGRLDGMQALDGSRKVVVTAADGTEETLTADAVLIATGGHPRELPDAQPDGERILNWTQVYDLDELPEELIVVGSGVTGAEFAGAYQALGSRVTLVSSRDRVLPGEDPDAAAVLEDVFRRRGMNVMARSRAQSAKRVGDRVEVTLADGRVITGTHCLMAVGAVPNSAGMGLEEAGVRLRDSGHIWTDKVSRTTAPGVYAAGDVTGVFALASVAAMQGRIAMYHFLGDAVAPLNLKTVSSNVFTDPEIATVGYTQADVDGGKIDARVVKLPLLRNPRAKMQGIRDGFVKIFCRPGTGIVVGGVVVAPRASELIHPISVAVDNNLTVEQIANAFTVYPSLSGSIAEVARQLHTRKTADEG, encoded by the coding sequence ATGGAGTACGTGACTCGGATCGTGATCATCGGTGGCGGACCCGGCGGATACGAAGCGGCGCTGGTCGCCGCGCAGCTCGGCGCGGAGGTGACCGTCGTCGACTGCGACGGCCTGGGCGGGGCGTCGGTGCTGACCGACTGCGTGCCGTCCAAGACCCTGATCGCCACGGCCGAGGTGATGACCACCTTCGACTCCTCCTACGAGGAGCTGGGGATCATCGTCGCCGACGACACCCCGCCGCTGGAGCAGTCCGCCCGGGTGGTCGGCGTGGACCTGGGGAAGGTCAACCGGCGTGTGAAGCGGCTCGCGCTGGCGCAGTCGCACGACATCACCGCCTCCGTGACGCGCGCCGGCGCGCGGGTGATGCGCGGGCGCGGGCGGCTGGACGGGATGCAGGCGCTCGACGGGTCGCGCAAGGTCGTCGTGACCGCCGCCGACGGCACCGAGGAGACGCTCACCGCGGACGCCGTGCTGATCGCGACCGGCGGTCATCCGCGTGAGCTGCCGGACGCGCAGCCCGACGGCGAGCGGATCCTGAACTGGACCCAGGTGTACGACCTCGACGAGCTTCCCGAGGAGCTCATCGTGGTCGGTTCGGGTGTCACGGGCGCCGAGTTCGCCGGCGCCTACCAGGCGCTCGGCTCCCGCGTGACGCTGGTGTCCTCGCGCGACCGCGTGCTGCCGGGCGAGGACCCGGACGCGGCGGCCGTGCTGGAGGACGTCTTCCGGCGGCGCGGCATGAACGTCATGGCCCGCTCGCGGGCGCAGTCCGCCAAGCGGGTCGGGGACCGGGTCGAGGTGACGCTGGCGGACGGCCGGGTCATCACCGGCACGCACTGTCTGATGGCCGTCGGCGCCGTCCCCAACTCCGCGGGCATGGGTCTGGAGGAGGCCGGGGTGCGGCTGCGGGACTCGGGCCACATCTGGACCGACAAGGTGTCGCGGACCACGGCCCCGGGCGTGTACGCGGCGGGTGACGTCACCGGTGTCTTCGCGCTCGCCTCGGTGGCCGCCATGCAGGGGCGGATCGCGATGTACCACTTCCTGGGGGACGCGGTCGCGCCGCTCAACCTGAAGACGGTCTCCTCCAACGTCTTCACCGATCCCGAGATCGCCACCGTCGGGTACACGCAGGCCGACGTGGACGGCGGGAAGATCGACGCGCGCGTGGTGAAGCTGCCGCTGCTGCGCAACCCGCGCGCCAAGATGCAGGGCATCCGCGACGGCTTCGTCAAGATCTTCTGCCGTCCGGGCACCGGCATCGTGGTGGGTGGTGTCGTCGTGGCGCCGCGCGCCTCGGAACTCATCCACCCCATCTCGGTCGCGGTCGACAACAACCTGACCGTCGAACAGATCGCGAACGCCTTCACCGTGTACCCGTCGCTGTCGGGCTCGATCGCCGAGGTCGCACGGCAGCTGCACACGCGGAAGACGGCCGACGAGGGCTGA
- a CDS encoding gamma-glutamylcyclotransferase: MSLYAAYAGNLDARLMSRRAPHSPLRATGWLNGWRLTFGGEHMGWEGALVTLVEDPLSQVFVSLYDIAPMDEESLDRWEGTGLGIYRRTRVRAHTLDGEEGAWAYVLNSYEGGLPSARYLGEIADAAESAGAPHDYVMELRKRPC, translated from the coding sequence ATGTCGCTCTACGCCGCCTACGCCGGCAACCTCGACGCACGGCTGATGTCCCGCCGCGCCCCGCACTCCCCGCTGCGGGCCACCGGCTGGCTCAACGGCTGGCGGCTGACGTTCGGCGGCGAGCACATGGGCTGGGAGGGCGCGCTGGTCACCCTGGTGGAGGACCCGCTCTCCCAGGTCTTCGTCTCCCTCTACGACATCGCGCCCATGGACGAGGAGTCCCTGGACCGCTGGGAGGGGACGGGCCTGGGCATCTACCGCCGCACCCGGGTCCGCGCGCACACCCTGGACGGCGAGGAGGGCGCCTGGGCCTACGTCCTGAACTCCTACGAGGGCGGCCTGCCCTCGGCCCGCTACCTGGGCGAGATCGCCGACGCGGCGGAGTCCGCGGGGGCGCCCCACGACTATGTGATGGAGCTCCGCAAGCGTCCCTGCTGA
- a CDS encoding acyl-CoA carboxylase epsilon subunit, with protein sequence MTIKVVRGNPTPEELAAALAVVRARAAAAAALPSGAPTVRDAWSDPSRIAARHVPRPGPASWSRTYWPGA encoded by the coding sequence GTGACGATCAAGGTCGTACGGGGCAACCCGACCCCGGAGGAGCTGGCCGCCGCACTGGCGGTGGTCAGGGCGCGCGCCGCGGCGGCGGCCGCCCTGCCGTCCGGCGCGCCCACGGTCCGCGACGCCTGGTCCGACCCGTCCCGCATCGCCGCCCGCCACGTGCCCCGGCCGGGCCCGGCGTCGTGGTCGCGGACGTACTGGCCCGGCGCCTGA
- a CDS encoding biotin carboxylase N-terminal domain-containing protein, translated as MRKVLIANRGEIAVRVARACRDAGIASVAVYADPDRDALHVRAADEAFALGGDTPATSYLDMDKVLKAARESGADAVHPGYGFLSENADFAQAVLDAGLIWIGPPPQAIRDLGDKVAARHIAQRAGAPLVAGTSDPVSGADEVVAFAEEHGLPIAIKAAFGGGGRGLKVARTLEEVPELYDSAVREAVAAFGRGECFVERYLDKPRHVETQCLADQHGNVVVVSTRDCSLQRRHQKLVEEAPAPFLTDAQVEELYRASKAILKEAGYVGAGTVEFLVGNDGTISFLEVNTRLQVEHPVTEEVAGVDLVREMFRIADGEELGYDDPVLRGHSFEFRINGEDPGRNFLPAPGTVSAFAPPSGPGVRLDAGVESGSVIGPAWDSLLAKLIVTGRTRKEALERASRALEEFTVEGMATAIPFHRAVVKDPAFAPELTGSSEPFTVHTRWIETEFVNDIKPFTSPADADAEEDAGRETVVVEVGGKRLEVSLPASLGMSLARTGLAAGAKPKRRAARKSGPAASGDTLASPMQGTIVKVAVEEGQEVQEGDLVVVLEAMKMEQPINAHRSGTVKGLTAEVGGSVTSGAAICEIKD; from the coding sequence GTGCGCAAGGTGCTCATCGCCAACCGTGGCGAAATCGCTGTCCGCGTGGCCCGGGCCTGCCGGGATGCCGGAATCGCGAGCGTTGCCGTCTACGCCGACCCGGACCGGGACGCTCTGCATGTCCGCGCCGCGGATGAGGCGTTCGCCCTGGGCGGTGACACTCCGGCCACCAGCTACCTGGACATGGACAAGGTGCTGAAGGCCGCGCGGGAGTCGGGGGCCGACGCGGTCCACCCCGGCTACGGCTTCCTCTCGGAGAACGCCGACTTCGCCCAGGCGGTGCTGGACGCGGGCCTGATCTGGATCGGCCCGCCCCCGCAGGCCATCCGCGACCTCGGCGACAAGGTCGCCGCCCGGCACATCGCGCAGCGCGCGGGCGCCCCGCTGGTCGCGGGCACGTCCGACCCGGTGAGCGGCGCGGACGAGGTCGTCGCGTTCGCCGAGGAGCACGGCCTGCCGATCGCCATCAAGGCCGCGTTCGGCGGCGGCGGGCGCGGCCTGAAGGTCGCCCGCACCCTCGAAGAGGTGCCGGAGCTGTACGACTCGGCCGTCCGCGAGGCGGTCGCCGCCTTCGGCCGCGGCGAGTGCTTCGTCGAGCGCTACCTCGACAAGCCGCGCCACGTGGAGACCCAGTGCCTGGCCGACCAGCACGGCAACGTGGTGGTGGTCTCCACCCGTGACTGCTCGCTGCAGCGCCGCCACCAGAAGCTGGTCGAGGAGGCCCCCGCGCCGTTCCTCACCGACGCCCAGGTCGAGGAGCTGTACCGCGCGTCCAAGGCCATCCTCAAGGAGGCCGGCTACGTCGGCGCGGGCACCGTGGAGTTCCTCGTCGGCAACGACGGCACGATCTCCTTCCTCGAGGTCAACACCCGCCTCCAGGTGGAGCACCCGGTGACCGAGGAGGTCGCCGGCGTCGACCTGGTGCGCGAGATGTTCCGCATCGCCGACGGCGAGGAGCTCGGCTACGACGACCCGGTGCTGCGCGGCCACTCCTTCGAGTTCCGCATCAACGGCGAGGACCCGGGCCGGAACTTCCTGCCGGCTCCCGGCACCGTCTCCGCCTTCGCCCCGCCGTCCGGCCCGGGCGTGCGTCTGGACGCGGGCGTGGAGTCCGGCAGCGTGATCGGCCCGGCGTGGGACTCCCTGCTGGCCAAGCTGATCGTCACCGGCCGCACCCGCAAGGAGGCGCTGGAGCGCGCCTCCCGTGCGCTGGAGGAGTTCACGGTCGAGGGCATGGCCACGGCCATCCCGTTCCACCGCGCGGTGGTGAAGGACCCGGCGTTCGCCCCCGAACTGACCGGCTCCAGCGAGCCGTTCACGGTGCACACGCGCTGGATCGAGACCGAGTTCGTCAACGACATCAAGCCCTTCACCTCGCCCGCGGACGCGGACGCCGAGGAGGATGCGGGCCGCGAGACGGTCGTCGTCGAGGTCGGCGGCAAGCGTCTGGAGGTCTCCCTGCCCGCGTCGCTCGGCATGAGCCTGGCGCGCACGGGTCTGGCCGCCGGCGCCAAGCCCAAGCGCCGTGCCGCCCGCAAGTCGGGCCCGGCGGCCTCCGGTGACACCCTCGCCTCCCCGATGCAGGGCACGATCGTCAAGGTCGCGGTCGAGGAGGGCCAGGAGGTGCAGGAGGGCGACCTGGTCGTCGTCCTGGAGGCGATGAAGATGGAGCAGCCCATCAACGCCCACCGCTCCGGCACCGTCAAGGGCCTGACCGCGGAGGTCGGCGGCTCGGTCACGTCCGGCGCCGCGATCTGCGAGATCAAGGACTGA